The Faecalibacter sp. LW9 genome has a segment encoding these proteins:
- the gldL gene encoding gliding motility protein GldL produces the protein MAVQASKKERITNFIYSFFAGIVILGALFKITHISIGPLNGNVLLTVGLVAEALVFFYAAIFDQPQGQYEWEKAYPELLDGAPVAKKTAAVAAAGNSLTQELDKVLAEAKLDKQVFESLRASLDNFGAAVSEINKTTTAAAATQQYNDEISKAAVNVNALNTLYAQQIENSNKQVELNKQFIEEMQKSSGHSEKFLTEMQALSANINALNKVYGGMLAAMKSNN, from the coding sequence ATGGCAGTACAAGCAAGTAAGAAAGAACGTATAACTAATTTTATTTATAGTTTTTTCGCAGGTATCGTAATTTTAGGAGCATTATTTAAAATTACTCACATCTCTATCGGACCATTAAATGGTAACGTATTATTAACAGTTGGTTTAGTTGCAGAGGCATTAGTATTCTTCTATGCTGCAATCTTCGATCAACCACAAGGACAATACGAATGGGAAAAAGCGTATCCAGAATTATTAGATGGTGCACCAGTTGCTAAGAAAACAGCAGCAGTTGCAGCAGCAGGAAACTCTTTAACTCAAGAATTAGACAAAGTTTTAGCAGAAGCTAAATTAGACAAGCAAGTATTTGAAAGTTTACGTGCATCTTTAGATAACTTTGGAGCAGCCGTTTCTGAAATCAACAAAACGACGACAGCAGCAGCAGCTACTCAACAATACAACGATGAGATTTCTAAAGCAGCAGTTAATGTAAATGCATTAAATACATTATATGCACAACAAATTGAAAACTCTAACAAGCAAGTAGAATTAAATAAACAATTCATCGAAGAAATGCAGAAGTCTTCTGGTCACTCAGAAAAATTCTTAACAGAGATGCAAGCTTTATCTGCTAACATCAATGCATTAAACAAAGTTTACGGTGGAATGTTAGCTGCAATGAAAAGCAACAACTAA
- a CDS encoding GldM family protein translates to MAGGGGARQKMINLMYLVFIAMMALNVDREVLRSFESIYLTMESSTGLTTENNNTFYSNISKKAQEEEDYKAIDVKAKEVQKQANDFFTYIESLKTELKGADYQPGAEETDYNLLANSEPVVSLFFKGEGGDKGNAKAQELVSKIDGFRQFLLTYTKDDANATKRINQVFATEAQGKGKKSWLQEKFYEQPMVAALSNLTKLQADARTEEGNIVRDLLAGKLKEKIELNAFDGMFLSPGIVKVGDEAVLNVVLGAFDNSVTGSVQTSVGSANIVNGKASIKLNTGSVGIHNLTGNLTYKTADGSTKTVPIIPSTYQVVAQTLDVKAAEIIEKDPTGGSIVADNLRVVYRGVENPISATINGANGPVSMTASSGNLSGAGANRWNHMPGSGNEVVFTASAKASSGKTLTVRETFRVKPLPPARGVVMGKTHAGVPQASLASQRVRVDWPDFLFPVKGEVESFSIKVPGSPIERVNGNSLGGASSISKAKRGDNISIINIKYKSSLGQSGDASIVSIEVL, encoded by the coding sequence ATGGCAGGAGGAGGAGGTGCTCGCCAGAAGATGATCAACTTAATGTATCTTGTATTTATCGCTATGATGGCGTTAAACGTAGATCGTGAAGTCTTAAGATCATTTGAGAGCATTTATTTAACAATGGAGTCGTCAACAGGGTTGACTACTGAAAATAATAATACTTTCTATTCTAATATTTCTAAGAAAGCACAAGAAGAGGAAGATTATAAAGCTATCGATGTAAAAGCAAAAGAAGTTCAAAAACAAGCGAACGATTTCTTTACTTATATTGAAAGTTTAAAAACTGAATTAAAAGGAGCAGATTACCAACCAGGTGCTGAAGAAACTGATTATAACTTATTAGCAAATTCAGAACCAGTTGTATCATTATTCTTCAAAGGAGAGGGAGGTGATAAAGGAAATGCTAAAGCACAAGAATTAGTTTCTAAAATCGATGGTTTCCGTCAGTTTTTATTAACATATACGAAAGATGATGCAAATGCTACGAAGAGAATCAATCAAGTATTCGCTACGGAAGCACAAGGAAAAGGTAAAAAATCTTGGTTACAAGAAAAATTTTACGAGCAACCAATGGTTGCAGCATTATCTAACTTAACAAAGTTACAAGCTGATGCTCGTACTGAAGAAGGTAATATCGTTCGTGATTTATTAGCTGGTAAGTTAAAAGAGAAGATCGAATTAAACGCTTTCGATGGGATGTTCTTATCTCCAGGTATTGTTAAAGTTGGTGACGAAGCAGTATTAAATGTTGTTTTAGGAGCTTTTGATAACAGTGTTACTGGATCTGTTCAAACTTCAGTTGGTAGCGCAAATATCGTTAATGGTAAAGCATCAATTAAATTAAATACAGGATCTGTAGGTATTCATAATTTAACAGGTAATTTAACTTACAAGACAGCTGATGGATCAACAAAAACAGTTCCGATTATTCCTTCAACTTACCAAGTTGTAGCGCAAACTTTAGATGTTAAAGCAGCTGAAATTATTGAGAAAGACCCTACAGGTGGTTCTATCGTAGCAGATAACTTAAGAGTTGTTTATCGTGGTGTTGAAAACCCAATTTCTGCGACAATCAACGGTGCAAATGGACCAGTTTCTATGACAGCTTCTTCTGGTAACTTATCAGGTGCTGGAGCAAACAGATGGAACCATATGCCAGGATCTGGAAACGAAGTGGTATTTACAGCGTCAGCTAAGGCTTCTTCTGGAAAAACTTTAACTGTTCGTGAAACATTCCGTGTTAAACCATTACCACCAGCACGTGGTGTTGTTATGGGTAAAACACACGCAGGAGTACCTCAAGCTTCTTTAGCAAGCCAAAGAGTACGTGTTGACTGGCCAGACTTCTTATTCCCTGTTAAAGGTGAAGTTGAATCTTTCAGCATCAAAGTTCCTGGAAGCCCGATTGAACGTGTTAACGGTAACAGCTTAGGTGGAGCTTCTTCTATCTCTAAAGCGAAACGCGGTGATAACATTTCAATCATCAACATTAAATACAAATCTTCTTTAGGACAATCAGGAGACGCTTCTATTGTATCTATCGAAGTATTATAA